Proteins encoded within one genomic window of Catharus ustulatus isolate bCatUst1 chromosome 10, bCatUst1.pri.v2, whole genome shotgun sequence:
- the LOC117000762 gene encoding cytochrome P450 2J6-like: MLTITQGFIVLIIFLLIVEFFRLQKACKQFPPGPTPLPLLGNLLHLKFQFHRDLLMELAKTHGNMYTLWFGWVPVIILNGFQAVKDGMTTHPEDVSGRLVSPFFRALAKGKGIILASGRSWKQQRRFGIMTLRNLGMGKKGLEHRVQEEASHLVEFFMNLKGRPVDPSFPLFHSISNVICAVVFGYHFSDEDKTFHELIRATEKIFRFAGSFVHQMYEILPWLLCRLPGPHKKVLACYDVLSSFARKEIRRHVERGIPAEPQDFIDFYLAEIEKSKEGAKPKYDEENLVYVINDLFLGGSETSSTTLYWGLLYMVVNPDIQAKVQKELDAVLGPSQLICYEDRRKLPYTNAVVHEIQRFSNIVFVGIPRLCVRNTTLLGFPVKKGTIVIPNIASVLYDPEQWETPRQFNPGHFLDKEGNFIPREAFLPFSAGHRVCLGEHLARTELFIFFASLLRAFTFQLPEGVTKINTEPIMGGTLQPHPYRVCAIPR, translated from the exons CCTGGACCAACTCCTCTCCCATTGCTTGGAAACTTGCTGCAtttgaaatttcagtttcatCGGGATCTTCTGATGGAG CTGGCAAAAACTCATGGTAACATGTACACTCTGTGGTTTGGGTGGGTCCCAGTGATTATACTGAATGGATTTCAAGCAGTGAAGGATGGCATGACCACACACCCTGAAGATGTTTCTGGGAGGCTGGTGTCACCTTTCTTCAGAGCATTGGCCAAAGGAAAAG GTATCATCCTTGCAAGTGGTCGctcctggaagcagcagagacGCTTTGGAATAATGACTCTGCGcaatttgggaatggggaaaaaaggcctGGAGCATCGAGTGCAAGAGGAGGCCTCTCACCTGGTGGAGTTTTTTATGAACCTAAAAG GGAGACCTGTGgatccttccttccctcttttccatTCTATTTCAAATGTAATTTGTGCTGTGGTTTTTGGATATCACTTCTCTGACGAGGACAAAACCTTCCACGAACTGATCCGTGCTACAGAGAAAATATTCAGGTTTGCAGGCAGCTTTGTTCACCAG ATGTATGaaatcctgccctggctgctgtgtcGCCTCCCTGGGCCTCATAAGAAGGTGTTGGCTTGCTATGATGTCCTGAGTTCTTTTGCAAGGAAGGAGATCAGAAGACATGTAGAGAGAGGGATACCAGCTGAACCACAAGATTTCATTGACTTTTACCTGGCTGAGATAGAGAAA TCTAAAGAGGGGGCCAAACCCAAGTATGATGAAGAAAATTTGGTATATGTCATAAATGATCTTTTCCTTGGTGGATCAGAGACCTCAAGCACTACATTGTACTGGGGACTGCTCTATATGGTGGTGAATCCAGACATCCAAG CAAAagtgcagaaggagctggatgCTGTCCTGGGTCCTTCCCAGTTAATTTGTTACGAGGATCGGAGAAAACTGCCCTACACAAACGCTGTGGTCCATGAGATTCAGCGCTTCAGCAACATTGTCTTTGTTGGCATCCCCAGATTGTGTGTGAGGAACACAACACTACTGGGATTCCCTGTCAAAAAG GGCACCATTGTTATACCAAATATAGCCTCAGTTCTGTATGACCCTGAGCAGTGGGAGACACCTCGACAGTTCAACCCTGGCCATTTTCTGGataaagaaggaaattttataCCTCGAGAAGCTTTCTTACCATTCTCAGCAG ggcacagggtgTGTTTGGGGGAGCACTTGGCCAGGACCGagctcttcattttctttgccaGCCTGCTGCGGGCGTTCACCTTCCAGCTCCCCGAGGGAGTGACCAAGATCAACACTGAGCCCATCATGGGGggcaccctgcagccccacccCTACAGGGTTTGTGCCATTCCACGCTAG